A part of Kryptolebias marmoratus isolate JLee-2015 linkage group LG8, ASM164957v2, whole genome shotgun sequence genomic DNA contains:
- the LOC108232117 gene encoding mitochondrial import inner membrane translocase subunit Tim17-B isoform X1 — protein sequence MEEYVREPCPWRIVDDCGGAFTMGAIGGGVFQAVKGFRNAPAVSSECLLPGSFLKAFINRSAIFQGVGHRLKGSAKAVRVRAPQIGGSFAVWGGLFSTIDCGLVRLRGKEDPWNSITSGALTGAILAARSGPLTMMGSAMMGGILLALIEGFGILLTRYTAQQFQNPVPFADDPSQLPPKDGDPQQQQQHQGPKGLFH from the exons ATGGAGGAGTATGTCCGAGAACCTTG CCCCTGGAGGATAGTGGATGACTGCGGAGGAGCTTTCACGATGGGCGCCATCGGAGGAGGGGTGTTCCAGGCAGTCAAGGGCTTTCGAAACGCCCCTGCTGTAAGTTCAGAATGTTTGCTCCCGGGCTCATTTCTTAAAGCATTTATTAACCGTTCTGCAATATTTCAGGGTGTTGGACACAGGCTGAAAGGAAGTGCAAAAGCAGTGAGAGTAAGAGCTCCGCAGATTGGAG GTAGCTTTGCTGTGTGGGGAGGGCTCTTCTCTACAATCGACTGTGGTTTAGTTCGCCTGAGAGGGAAAGAGGACCCGTGGAACTCGATAACAAGTGGTGCGCTGACGGGAGCCATCTTAGCAGCACGCA gtggaCCATTAACCATGATGGGCTCGGCCATGATGGGGGGAATTTTGCTCGCTCTCATCGAGGGTTTTGGTATTCTTCTAACCAGATACACAGCTCAACAGTTTCAGAACC ctgttccctttgcAGATGACCCCAGTCAGCTGCCTCCAAAAGACGGAgatcctcagcagcagcagcagcatcagggGCCAAAGGGGCTGTTTCACTAG
- the LOC108232117 gene encoding mitochondrial import inner membrane translocase subunit Tim17-B isoform X2 has translation MEEYVREPCPWRIVDDCGGAFTMGAIGGGVFQAVKGFRNAPAGVGHRLKGSAKAVRVRAPQIGGSFAVWGGLFSTIDCGLVRLRGKEDPWNSITSGALTGAILAARSGPLTMMGSAMMGGILLALIEGFGILLTRYTAQQFQNPVPFADDPSQLPPKDGDPQQQQQHQGPKGLFH, from the exons ATGGAGGAGTATGTCCGAGAACCTTG CCCCTGGAGGATAGTGGATGACTGCGGAGGAGCTTTCACGATGGGCGCCATCGGAGGAGGGGTGTTCCAGGCAGTCAAGGGCTTTCGAAACGCCCCTGCT GGTGTTGGACACAGGCTGAAAGGAAGTGCAAAAGCAGTGAGAGTAAGAGCTCCGCAGATTGGAG GTAGCTTTGCTGTGTGGGGAGGGCTCTTCTCTACAATCGACTGTGGTTTAGTTCGCCTGAGAGGGAAAGAGGACCCGTGGAACTCGATAACAAGTGGTGCGCTGACGGGAGCCATCTTAGCAGCACGCA gtggaCCATTAACCATGATGGGCTCGGCCATGATGGGGGGAATTTTGCTCGCTCTCATCGAGGGTTTTGGTATTCTTCTAACCAGATACACAGCTCAACAGTTTCAGAACC ctgttccctttgcAGATGACCCCAGTCAGCTGCCTCCAAAAGACGGAgatcctcagcagcagcagcagcatcagggGCCAAAGGGGCTGTTTCACTAG
- the pqbp1 gene encoding polyglutamine-binding protein 1, whose translation MPLPPALLSRLAKRGIVKPTEQDADEEIIAEDYDDNNVDYEATRAESLPPNWYKVFDPACGLPYYWNVETDLVAWLSPNDPSAVITKAAKKMKADVGDERVERQSEKPERERERERDRDRDRDRERDRDRDREDVRDRDRRKQRREDIIPYGRNKRGRKDDEMDPMDPSAYSDAPRGSWSSGLPKRNEAKTGADTTAAGPLFQQRPYPSPGAVLRANAANQPPKE comes from the exons ATGCCTCTACCTCCGGCACTGCTGTCCCGCTTGGCCAAGAGAGGGATTGTCAAACCAACAGAACAAG ACGCAGATGAGGAGATTATTGCTGAAGATTATGACGACAATAATGTAGATTACGAAGCTACCAGAGCAGAGAGTCTGCCTCCAAATTGGTACAAAGTGTTTGACCCTGCTTG CGGCCTTCCTTACTACTGGAATGTGGAGACGGATCTGGTCGCCTGGTTGTCTCCAAATGACCCTTCGGCAGTGATAACAAAAGCTGCCAAGAAAAtgaaag ctgatgTCGGAGATGAAAGAGTGGAGAGACAGTCTGAGAAGCCCGAAAGAGAACGAGAGCGAGAACGGGACAGAGACCGCGACAGAGATCGGGAaagagacagggacagggaccgGGAGGACGtgagggacagagacagaagaaAGCAGAGGAGAGAGGACATCATACCGTACGGCAGGAACAAAAGAG gaAGAAAAGACGATGAGATGGACCCGATGGATCCAAGTGCTTATTCTGATGCTCCAAG AGGCTCCTGGTCGAGCGGCCTGCCCAAACGCAACGAAGCAAAAACAGGTGCAGACACGACAGCAGCGGGTCCTCTTTTCCAGCAGCGGCCGTATCCCAGTCCAGGAGCCGTGCTACGAGCCAACGCCGCCAACCAACCCCCCAAGGAGTAA
- the gpkow gene encoding G-patch domain and KOW motifs-containing protein has translation MHDGICSTLLSGGYNRITKTHHNSQNTPLPPRFLFFQTIMASRGEATESVAVEEQGERKTAAVSFGFTKTVNKFKPAAGGTATKSDDRDYLTAVDRNELQSSKPNEKPKELIIPLIQKNRWHKPDRGAQTTENENKTQGSGQDNDSMVSQAVKELIEDSRRQLEQWQNGSESDRNINLSIPLLMQNKVPEGFEDGDHIKVDLRPESSTEADYETVPVEAYGLAMLKGMGWKKEEGIGRTFKQDVKPIEHQLRPKGLGLGADRSAIKDLEPSRHQRPPKPGEERAKDELVMGPGGCVLVESGAHKDLYGKIEAVDADNARLVVKLAIGGKTVTVSQYGIKLVGQKEYDKNSKDLSRLSKAHKDKEKEKEREKEREKERQRREEKDKSNNDKTKHKSSERDRGRDERKRKHRESSQDRDKPPVKEAKQPAAPPSWLQRDLKVRFIDKVFKGGRYYNSKMRVEDVLTPFTCVCRTEEGRLLDDVKQDMLETIIPKGEYDSVMVVLGEHRGQVGRIIQRDKNKCRAMVQLDRHDEEVFTLDYDSICQYVGAADH, from the exons ATGCATGACGGGATATGTAGTACATTGCTGTCAGGAGGCTACAACAGAATAACAAAAACGCACCACAACTCCCAGAATACACCGCTTCCgcctcgttttctttttttccaaacaataaTGGCGTCGCGCGGAGAGGCCACCGAATCTGTCGCCGTGGAGGAGCAGGGAGAGAGGAAGACAGCGGCGGTGTCGTTTGGTTTTACTAAAACTGTTAACAAATTTAAACCCGCCGCCGGTGGCACTGCGACCAAAAGTGATGACAGAGATTATTTGACTGCAGTTGACAGAAACGAACTGCAAAG CTCAAAGCCAAACGAGAAGCCAAAAGAGCTCATCATCCCCCTGATCCAGAAGAACCGCTGGCACAAACCGGACCGAGGGGCTCAGacgactgaaaatgaaaacaaaacgcAAGGATCGGGGCAAGACAATGACTCCATGGTTTCTCAGGCCGTCAAAGAACTTATTGAAG ATTCACGGAGGCAGCTGGAGCAGTGGCAGAATGGATCAGAATCAGACAGAAACATCAATCTGTCCATCCCCCTCCTGATGCAGAACAAAGTCCCAGAGGGCTTCGAGGACGGAGACCATATAAAGGTGGACCTGCGGCCTGAATCT TCAACAGAGGCAGACTATGAGACCGTTCCTGTCGAAGCGTATGGCCTTGCTATGCTTAAAGGAATGGGTTGGAAGAAAGAAGAAGGCATCGGACGAACCTTTAAACA AGATGTGAAGCCAATCGAACACCAGCTCCGTCCGAAAGGCTTGGGCCTCGGAGCCGATCGTTCAGCGATAAAGGATCTGGAGCCCAGCAGACACCAGCGTCCCCCGAAGCCAGGCGAGGAGCGGGCGAAGGACGAACTAGTGATGGGCCCGGGGGGCTGTGTGTTGGTGGAATCAGGGGCGCATAAAGATCTTTATGGCAag ATAGAAGCTGTTGACGCAGACAACGCTCGCCTGGTGGTGAAGCTCGCCATCGGTGGAAAGACGGTGACAGTCAGCCAGTACGGCATCAAACTGGTCGGGCAAAAAGAAtatgacaaaaacagcaaagaccTCA GCCGACTCAGTAAAGCCCACAAAGACaaggaaaaggagaaagagagggaaaagGAGCGAGAGAAAGAGCGACAGAGACGAGAAGAGAAGGACAAAAGTAACaacgacaaaacaaaacacaagtcatccgaaagagacagagggagagacgagaggaagagaaaacacagagaatCAAGTCAAGACAG AGATAAGCCTCCAGTAAAAGAAGCGAAGCAGCCAGCAGCTCCCCCCTCGTGGCTCCAGAGAGACCTGAAAGTTCGCTTCATAGACAAAGTTTTTAAGGGCGGCAGGTACTACAACTCTAAG ATGCGAGTGGAGGATGTCCTGACGCCGTTCACCTGCGTGTGTCGAACTGAAGAGGGAAGACTGTTAGACG ATGTGAAGCAGGACATGCTGGAAACCATCATCCCGAAAGGTGAATACGATTCGGTAATGGTCGTACTGGGTGAACACAGGGGACAG GTTGGCCGTATCATTCAGCGGGACAAGAACAAGTGCAGAGCGATGGTCCAGCTCGACCGACACGATGAGGAAGTCTTCACGCTGGATTATGACTCCATTTGTCAGTATGTAGGAGCAGCCGACCACTGA